A genomic segment from Octopus sinensis linkage group LG4, ASM634580v1, whole genome shotgun sequence encodes:
- the LOC118763181 gene encoding uncharacterized protein LOC118763181: MKTEVRHPPVKAVINVSSRHLESSEEAVLNKDLNFATTIKHIPYLDIIAPIEEIAGKITKAQGDELRWKVRQVLEKAKLPKPNITKEERFAIKGLQSDNSMIILPADKGNATVVMNKSDYSEKLASLISDGSYSKLKKDPTLKTKTKALLNLIDSALIALLRANH; this comes from the exons ATGAAGACTGAAGTACGTCACCCACCTGTGAAAGCAGTAATTAATGTAAGTAGCCGACATCTAGAAAGCTCTGAAGAAGCAGTACTGAACAAAGATCTCAACTTTGCGACAACCATTAAGCACATTCCATACTTGGACATAATAGCCCCTATTGAAGAGATAGCCGGAAAGATAACAAAAGCTCAGGGAGATGAACTAAGGTGGAAAGTGAGACAGGTACTAGAAAAAGCGAAACTTCCCAAACCAAACATCACTAAGGAAGAAAGGTTCGCTATCAAAGGACTACAGAGTGACAATTCCATGATAATACTTCcagcggacaagggaaatgctacAGTGGTGATGAACAAGTCTGACTACTCTGAAAAGTTGGCAAGTCttataagtgatggtagctacagcaaaTTGAAGAAAGACCCAACTCTGAAAACAAAGA CTAAAGCCTTACTAAACCTAATCGATTCTGCTCTAATTGCCCTCTTGAGAGCAAACCACTAG